The proteins below come from a single Necator americanus strain Aroian chromosome V, whole genome shotgun sequence genomic window:
- a CDS encoding hypothetical protein (NECATOR_CHRV.G18012.T1) — MSSSTIIVIVWIVIGFLISGHLFSGRVEARENFHHHRYPHRRHEHFYITSKESENRESDSIALDDLIYSIERGDGDSTIPKLQPVIHQPTISRIAAPTDLPGSRRGVMIGDHDEQISRGAAVVMQNFVPDFHIRPAVRPSVRRTDPPCPPPRGGSTATTATAAAVAAAAATSR; from the exons ATGAGTTCTTCTACGATCATCGTGATCGTCTGGATCGTCATTGGATTCCTGATCAGTGGTCACCTTTTTAGCGG TCGAGTCGAAGCGAGGGAAAATTTCCATCATCATCGTTATCCTCATCGACGACACGAGCATTTCTATATCACATcgaaagaaagcgaaaataGAGAG AGTGATAGCATTGCTTTGGACGATTTGATCTACTCGATTGAACGCGGCGACGGTGATTCCACGATACCAAAACTACAACCGGTCATACATCAACCAACGATATCGCGTATCGCGGCCCCAACAGATTTACCAGGATCTCGTCGAGGTGTTAT GATAGGCGATCACGATGAACAAATAAGCAGAGGTGCTGCGGTGGTGATGCAAAATTTCGTCCCGGATTTCCACATCCGTCCtgccgtccgtccgtccgtccgtcgaACCGACCCGCCGTGCCCGCCTCCCCGAGGCGGTTCAACGGCGACGACAGCGACGGCAGCTGCAGTGGCGGCGGCAGCAGCGACGTCTCGTTAA